In Anabaena sphaerica FACHB-251, a genomic segment contains:
- the vapC gene encoding type II toxin-antitoxin system tRNA(fMet)-specific endonuclease VapC, translating into MRYLLDSNVCIQYLNQRSEKIIQRLQDLSDIDIVVCSIVKAELFYGAMRTNNPAKTLQKQQEFLDRFGSLKFDDECAVIYGEIRSKLAAKGTPIGNNDLHIAAIAIANNLTLITHNTREFSRIDNLKLEDWEI; encoded by the coding sequence ATGAGATATTTATTAGATAGTAATGTTTGTATTCAATATCTTAATCAAAGATCAGAAAAGATTATTCAGCGTCTTCAAGATTTATCCGATATAGATATAGTAGTTTGTTCTATTGTCAAAGCGGAATTATTTTATGGTGCAATGAGAACAAATAATCCTGCGAAAACTCTGCAAAAGCAGCAGGAATTTTTAGATCGTTTTGGTTCTTTGAAGTTTGATGATGAATGCGCTGTAATTTATGGTGAAATTCGTAGTAAATTGGCTGCTAAAGGTACTCCTATAGGAAATAATGATTTACACATTGCTGCTATTGCGATCGCTAATAATTTAACTTTAATTACTCACAATACTAGAGAATTTAGTAGAATTGATAATTTAAAATTAGAAGATTGGGAGATTTAG
- a CDS encoding NAD(P) transhydrogenase subunit alpha, protein MTEALLAALFVLVLASFIGFEVINKVPPTLHTPLMSGSNAISGISVIGAILAAGERNTNLSVILGLIAVILAMVNVVGGFLVTDRMLQMFKKKEVKA, encoded by the coding sequence ATGACAGAAGCATTACTTGCGGCCTTATTTGTACTCGTCTTAGCCTCCTTCATCGGCTTTGAAGTCATCAACAAAGTTCCCCCCACATTACACACCCCCTTAATGTCCGGTTCAAACGCTATTTCCGGCATTTCCGTAATTGGGGCAATATTAGCTGCTGGGGAGAGAAACACCAATTTATCAGTAATTCTCGGCTTAATTGCGGTGATATTGGCAATGGTTAACGTTGTCGGTGGTTTTTTAGTAACAGACAGAATGCTGCAAATGTTTAAGAAAAAGGAAGTTAAAGCATGA
- a CDS encoding NAD(P)(+) transhydrogenase (Re/Si-specific) subunit beta produces MSDFLPTGIQLTYLVAASLFILGLKKLGSPATARNGNLVAAVGMLLAVVATLLDQHVLNYEMILIGLVIGSIIGAIAAYKVQMTEMPQMVGLLNGLGGASSALIAVAEFWRLLGSSKPIPLDVNISMLLDVLIGGVTLTGSFLAFAKLQGLVSGTPITFPFQQPFNLLLLGSYLAGSAYLIISPDSLPIFLAVVAVSLVLGVMFVLPIGGGDMPVVISLLNSLSGVAAAAAGFVVMNNMLIIAGALVGASGLILTEIMCKAMNRSLFSVLFSAFGSVSTAAATASGGASSQPVRSIDAEEGAMMLGYARSVVIVPGYGMAVAQAQHSVRELADQLERMGVDVKYAIHPVAGRMPGHMNVLLAEANVPYTQLYDMEDINPQFEQADVALVIGANDVVNPAARSDASSPIYGMPILEVDRAKQTIVIKRGMSAGFAGVDNELFYKDKTTMLFGSAKDMVAKLVSEVKQL; encoded by the coding sequence ATGAGCGACTTTTTACCAACTGGGATACAGCTAACTTACTTAGTCGCTGCATCGTTATTTATTCTCGGTTTGAAAAAACTCGGTTCTCCCGCTACAGCTAGAAACGGTAATCTTGTCGCTGCTGTGGGGATGCTGTTAGCTGTTGTTGCCACTTTATTAGATCAGCACGTATTAAATTACGAGATGATATTGATAGGTTTGGTGATTGGTTCTATTATTGGAGCGATCGCAGCTTACAAAGTGCAAATGACCGAAATGCCCCAAATGGTGGGTTTACTCAACGGTTTGGGTGGCGCATCTTCCGCACTTATTGCAGTTGCTGAATTTTGGCGGTTGTTAGGAAGTTCTAAACCTATCCCCCTCGATGTCAACATTTCCATGTTATTGGATGTGTTAATCGGTGGCGTGACATTAACAGGTAGTTTTCTCGCTTTTGCCAAATTGCAAGGTTTAGTTAGTGGTACTCCTATTACCTTTCCTTTCCAGCAACCATTTAACCTCTTGCTGTTGGGTTCATATTTAGCCGGAAGTGCATATTTAATCATCTCACCCGATAGTTTACCCATCTTTTTAGCGGTGGTAGCTGTTTCCTTGGTATTGGGTGTGATGTTCGTCCTCCCCATTGGTGGGGGTGATATGCCGGTGGTAATCTCCCTGTTGAACTCCCTCTCCGGTGTGGCTGCGGCTGCGGCTGGGTTTGTGGTGATGAACAATATGTTAATCATCGCCGGTGCTTTGGTGGGCGCTTCTGGTTTAATCCTTACAGAAATTATGTGTAAGGCTATGAACCGTTCTTTGTTCAGTGTCTTATTTAGTGCTTTTGGTTCAGTTTCTACTGCTGCTGCTACTGCTAGTGGTGGTGCAAGTAGTCAACCAGTTCGCAGTATTGATGCTGAAGAAGGGGCGATGATGTTGGGATATGCTCGTTCTGTGGTAATTGTCCCAGGATACGGTATGGCGGTTGCTCAAGCACAGCATAGCGTCCGGGAGTTGGCAGATCAACTAGAACGCATGGGTGTGGATGTGAAATATGCGATACATCCGGTTGCGGGGAGAATGCCGGGACACATGAATGTATTATTGGCGGAAGCTAATGTACCTTATACGCAGTTGTACGATATGGAGGATATTAATCCCCAGTTTGAACAAGCTGATGTGGCGTTAGTGATTGGTGCTAATGATGTGGTCAATCCTGCGGCGCGTAGTGATGCGAGTAGTCCTATTTATGGGATGCCGATTTTGGAGGTTGATCGCGCAAAGCAGACTATTGTGATTAAGCGTGGTATGAGTGCTGGTTTTGCTGGTGTTGATAATGAGTTGTTTTATAAGGATAAAACGACGATGTTGTTTGGTAGTGCTAAGGATATGGTGGCTAAGTTGGTTAGTGAGGTGAAGCAACTTTAG